A stretch of the Gossypium hirsutum isolate 1008001.06 chromosome D07, Gossypium_hirsutum_v2.1, whole genome shotgun sequence genome encodes the following:
- the LOC107958634 gene encoding TBC1 domain family member 15 isoform X2: protein MVGLAAIAELFGGNAGIEELEAFYPIRRDCLADIPKTRFRPRVGKTLSARRWHAAFSEDGHLDIEKVLRRIQRGGIHPSIKGFVWEFLLGCFDPNSTFDDRNQLREQRRERYAMWKTECQNMVPVIGSGKYITRPIITDDGQPIEGEDCHVTSAVSDKKVAHWMLFLHQIANQAKLWDILAIYSWVDDDIGYVQGMNDICSPMVILLENEADAFWCFEHAMRRLRENFRCSTSSIGVQSQLGILSQVIKTVDPKLHQHLEDLDGGEYLFAFRMLMVLFRREFSFVDALYLWEVMWAMEYNPNIFSLYEQPDAALDSNSTQTLHAKELKRYGKFQRKNLQNGHVDKNCALSVFLVASVLETKNRQILKDAKGLDDVVTILGEITGNLDAKKACQNALKIQDKYLKKAKKS, encoded by the exons ATGGTTGGATTGGCGGCAATAGCAGAGTTATTTGGTGGAAATGCCGGAATAGAGGAATTGGAGGCCTTTTATCCCATAAGACGCGATTGCTTAGCTGATATTCCAAAGACCCGTTTTAGGCCTAGG GTTGGGAAAACTCTTAGTGCAAGAAGATGGCATGCTGCATTCTCTGAAGATGGTCATCTTGATATAGAAAAAGTTCTTAGACGGATCCAACGAGGA GGTATTCACCCTTCGATCAAAGGGTTTGTCTGGGAGTTCCTTTTAGGTTGCTTCGATCCTAACAGTACCTTTGATGATCGGAATCAGCTCAGAGAGCAAAGGAG GGAAAGGTATGCTATGTGGAAGACTGAATGCCAGAATATGGTGCCGGTCATTGGTAGCGGAAAGTACATTACTAGACCAATTATTACTGACGATGGCCAACCGATAGAAGGTGAAGATTGTCATGTGACAAGTGCTGTTTCAGACAAGAAAGTGGCGCACTGGATGCTTTTCCTGCATCAAATTG CTAATCAAGCAAAACTTTGGGATATTCTTGCTATATATTCATGGGTAGATGATGATATTGGTTATGTTCAAG GAATGAATGACATTTGCTCTCCAATGGTAATTCTTCTTGAAAATGAAGCCGATGCATTTTGGTGCTTTGAGCATGCAATGCGCAGACTG AGGGAAAACTTTAGGTGCAGTACAAGTTCAATAGGAGTGCAATCCCAACTTGGTATACTTTCACAAGTAATTAAAACTGTTGACCCTAAGCTTCATCAACACCTTG AGGATCTAGATGGTGGGGAGTATTTGTTTGCGTTTCGCATGCTGATGGTACTTTTCCGGAGAGAATTCTCCTTCGTCGATGCTCTGTATCTTTGGGAG GTTATGTGGGCAATGGAATACAACCCTAATATCTTCTCGTTGTACGAGCAACCCGATGCAGCTCTAGATAGCAACAGTACACAAACATTACATGCAAAGGAGCTAAAGCGGTACggtaaatttcaaagaaaaaatctGCAGAATGGACACGTGGATAAAAACTGTGCGCTCTCGGTTTTCCTTGTTGCAAGCGTCCTTGAGACCAAGAATAGGCAGATTCTAAAGGACGCTAAGGGTCTCGATGATGTTGTGACG ATATTGGGTGAGATAACTGGAAATTTGGATGCTAA
- the LOC107958634 gene encoding TBC1 domain family member 15 isoform X1, which produces MVGLAAIAELFGGNAGIEELEAFYPIRRDCLADIPKTRFRPRVGKTLSARRWHAAFSEDGHLDIEKVLRRIQRGGIHPSIKGFVWEFLLGCFDPNSTFDDRNQLREQRRERYAMWKTECQNMVPVIGSGKYITRPIITDDGQPIEGEDCHVTSAVSDKKVAHWMLFLHQIGLDVFRTDRALVFYEDEANQAKLWDILAIYSWVDDDIGYVQGMNDICSPMVILLENEADAFWCFEHAMRRLRENFRCSTSSIGVQSQLGILSQVIKTVDPKLHQHLEDLDGGEYLFAFRMLMVLFRREFSFVDALYLWEVMWAMEYNPNIFSLYEQPDAALDSNSTQTLHAKELKRYGKFQRKNLQNGHVDKNCALSVFLVASVLETKNRQILKDAKGLDDVVTILGEITGNLDAKKACQNALKIQDKYLKKAKKS; this is translated from the exons ATGGTTGGATTGGCGGCAATAGCAGAGTTATTTGGTGGAAATGCCGGAATAGAGGAATTGGAGGCCTTTTATCCCATAAGACGCGATTGCTTAGCTGATATTCCAAAGACCCGTTTTAGGCCTAGG GTTGGGAAAACTCTTAGTGCAAGAAGATGGCATGCTGCATTCTCTGAAGATGGTCATCTTGATATAGAAAAAGTTCTTAGACGGATCCAACGAGGA GGTATTCACCCTTCGATCAAAGGGTTTGTCTGGGAGTTCCTTTTAGGTTGCTTCGATCCTAACAGTACCTTTGATGATCGGAATCAGCTCAGAGAGCAAAGGAG GGAAAGGTATGCTATGTGGAAGACTGAATGCCAGAATATGGTGCCGGTCATTGGTAGCGGAAAGTACATTACTAGACCAATTATTACTGACGATGGCCAACCGATAGAAGGTGAAGATTGTCATGTGACAAGTGCTGTTTCAGACAAGAAAGTGGCGCACTGGATGCTTTTCCTGCATCAAATTG GTTTGGATGTTTTTCGAACTGATCGAGCACTTGTGTTCTACGAGGATGAAGCTAATCAAGCAAAACTTTGGGATATTCTTGCTATATATTCATGGGTAGATGATGATATTGGTTATGTTCAAG GAATGAATGACATTTGCTCTCCAATGGTAATTCTTCTTGAAAATGAAGCCGATGCATTTTGGTGCTTTGAGCATGCAATGCGCAGACTG AGGGAAAACTTTAGGTGCAGTACAAGTTCAATAGGAGTGCAATCCCAACTTGGTATACTTTCACAAGTAATTAAAACTGTTGACCCTAAGCTTCATCAACACCTTG AGGATCTAGATGGTGGGGAGTATTTGTTTGCGTTTCGCATGCTGATGGTACTTTTCCGGAGAGAATTCTCCTTCGTCGATGCTCTGTATCTTTGGGAG GTTATGTGGGCAATGGAATACAACCCTAATATCTTCTCGTTGTACGAGCAACCCGATGCAGCTCTAGATAGCAACAGTACACAAACATTACATGCAAAGGAGCTAAAGCGGTACggtaaatttcaaagaaaaaatctGCAGAATGGACACGTGGATAAAAACTGTGCGCTCTCGGTTTTCCTTGTTGCAAGCGTCCTTGAGACCAAGAATAGGCAGATTCTAAAGGACGCTAAGGGTCTCGATGATGTTGTGACG ATATTGGGTGAGATAACTGGAAATTTGGATGCTAA